The Anolis carolinensis isolate JA03-04 chromosome 1, rAnoCar3.1.pri, whole genome shotgun sequence genome window below encodes:
- the gins1 gene encoding DNA replication complex GINS protein PSF1 gives MFCEKATELIRELHRASDGQLPSYNEDGIRQVLEEMKALYEQNQSDVNEAKSGHSELIPTIKFRHCSLLRNRRCVLAYLYDRLLRIRALRWEYGSVLPNAVRFQMSADEVLWFNQYKKSLATYMRSLGGGDGLDLTQDIKPPKSLYIEVRCLKDYGEFEIDDGTTILLKKNSQHFLPRWKCEQLIRQGILEHVLS, from the exons ATGTTCTGTGAGAAAGCCACCGAACTCATCCGGGAGCTCCACCGAGCCAGCGACGGGCAGCTGCCTTCCTACAAC GAGGATGGAATCAGACAAGTGCTTGAGGAGATGAAAGCATTATATGAACAGAACCAAAGTGATGT AAATGAAGCAAAATCTGGGCACAGTGAGTTGATCCCAACAATCAAATTTCGTCATTGCTCTCTGCTGAGAAATCGACGATGTGTTCTTGCATATCT ATATGACCGCTTACTTCGCATCCGGGCACTTAGATGGGAATATGGGAGTGTCTTGCCAAATGCTGTCAGATTTCAGATGTCAGCTGATGAA GTGCTGTGGTTCAATCAGTACAAAAAATCTTTGGCTACCTACATGAGATCATTAGGAGGAGGAGATGGGCTGGACCTGACACAGGACATTAAACCCCCAAAAAGCTTGTACATTGAA GTTCGGTGTTTAAAAGACTATGGGGAATTTGAAATTGATGATGGTACTACAATTCTGCTAAAGAAGAACAGCCAG cATTTTCTACCACGCTGGAAATGTGAACAGTTAATCAGGCAAGGGATTTTGGAGCATGTCCTATCATAA